A window from Phalacrocorax aristotelis chromosome 5, bGulAri2.1, whole genome shotgun sequence encodes these proteins:
- the FTCD gene encoding formimidoyltransferase-cyclodeaminase isoform X4, whose product MTKLVECVPNFSEGNNKEVIDALGQAISQTPGCVLLDVDAGTSTNRTVYTFVGSPEAVIEGALSAARKAGQLIDMSRHMGEHPRMGALDVCPFVPVMNVSMEECVTCAHVFGQRLAAELGVPVYLYGEAAREESRKALPTIRAGEYEALPEKLAKPEWAPDFGPPTFVPRWGATVTGARTFLIAYNINLLCTKELAHRIALNLREQGRGANQPGRLKRVQGIGWYLEEENIAQVSVNLLDFETTPLHAVYEEVCRDAETLNLPVVGSQLVGLVPKKAMLDTAEFYIKKEKLFILEEEQKIRLVVSRLGLDSLSPFHPRERIIEYLVQAGEVDGGLVAKPLGAFVRAVGGRSAAPGGGSVTAAAAALGAALSCMVGLMSYGKRQFEKLDPIMRKLIPPFHQAMGELVAMVDSDSRAFSSYMEAMKLPKSTPEERERWEPKCWKQLCLELTSMS is encoded by the exons ATGACCAAGCTGGTGGAATGTGTCCCCAACTTCTCAGAGGGGAATAACAAGGAG GTGATCGATGCACTAGGGCAGGCCATCTCACAGACGCCGGGCTGTGTGCTGCTGGATGTGGATGCTGGCACCTCCACCAACCGCACTGTCTACACCTTCGTGGGGTCCCCTGAGGCTGTCATCGAAGGGGCACTGAGCGCAGCCCGCAAGGCTGGGCAGCTCATTGACATGAGCCGGCACATGG GTGAACACCCTCGCATGGGTGCCCTGGACGTCTGCCCCTTCGTGCCAGTGATGAATGTCAGCATGGAGGAGTGTGTCACCTGTGCCCATGTCTTCGGGCAGCGcttggcagcagagctgggggtgcCTG TTTACCTGTATGGAGAGGCAGCGCGGGAGGAGAGCAGGAAAGCTCTGCCCACCATCCGTGCTGGGGAGTACGAGGCGCTCCCTGAAAAG cttgcAAAACCGGAGTGGGCTCCTGATTTTGGGCCCCCAACCTTTGTCCCCCGGTGGGGGGCCACAGTGACAGGTGCCCGGACCTTCCTTATTGCGTACAACATCAACCTGCTGTGCACCAAGGAGCTGGCTCACCGCATTGCCCTCAACCTCCGTGAGCAGGGTCGTGGCGCCAACCAG CCAGGGCGCTTGAAGAGGGTGCAGGGCATCGGATGGTATTTGGAGGAAGAGAATATAGCCCAGGTTTCTGTGAACCTGCTGGACTTTGAGACCACGCCGCTCCATGCCGTCTATGAGGAGGTCTGCCGGGATGCAGAG ACACTGAACCTTCCCGTGGTGGGGTCCCAGCTGGTGGGGCTTGTCCCCAAGAAGGCCATGCTGGACACAGCTGAGTTTTACatcaagaaggaaaaactcTTCATCCTGGAGGAAGAACAGAAGATCAGACTG GTAGTCAGCCGGCTGGGCCTGGACTCTCTGTCTCCGTTTCATCCCCGGGAGCGCATCATCGA GTACctggtgcaggcaggagaggtggaTGGGGGGCTGGTGGCCAAGCCACTGGGTGCCTTCGTGCGAGCAGTCGGAGGGAGGTCAGCAGCACCGGGAGGAGGCTCCGTGACTGCAGCCGCAGCCGCCCTG GGAGCGGCGCTGAGCTGCATGGTGGGGCTGATGAGCTACGGGAAGCGGCAGTTTGAGAAGCTGGACCCCATCATGAGGAAGCTGATCCCCCCCTTCCACCAGGCCATGGGCGAGCTGGTGGCAATGGTTGATTCTGACTCCCGTGCCTTCAGCAGCTACATG GAAGCTATGAAGCTGCCAAAAAGCACCCCTGAAGAGCGGGAGAG GTGGGAGCCAAAAtgctggaagcagctgtgttTGGAGCTTACTTCAATGTCATGA
- the FTCD gene encoding formimidoyltransferase-cyclodeaminase isoform X2 codes for MTKLVECVPNFSEGNNKEVIDALGQAISQTPGCVLLDVDAGTSTNRTVYTFVGSPEAVIEGALSAARKAGQLIDMSRHMGEHPRMGALDVCPFVPVMNVSMEECVTCAHVFGQRLAAELGVPVYLYGEAAREESRKALPTIRAGEYEALPEKLAKPEWAPDFGPPTFVPRWGATVTGARTFLIAYNINLLCTKELAHRIALNLREQGRGANQPGRLKRVQGIGWYLEEENIAQVSVNLLDFETTPLHAVYEEVCRDAETLNLPVVGSQLVGLVPKKAMLDTAEFYIKKEKLFILEEEQKIRLVVSRLGLDSLSPFHPRERIIEYLVQAGEVDGGLVAKPLGAFVRAVGGRSAAPGGGSVTAAAAALGAALSCMVGLMSYGKRQFEKLDPIMRKLIPPFHQAMGELVAMVDSDSRAFSSYMEAMKLPKSTPEERERRMAAMQQGLKTAVRVPCALAEKVSGLWPTLKELACHCNLACKSDIQVGAKMLEAAVFGAYFNVMINLKDITDEKFKLVMSQKVSGMLEEAKQGSALVLELLEKRAA; via the exons ATGACCAAGCTGGTGGAATGTGTCCCCAACTTCTCAGAGGGGAATAACAAGGAG GTGATCGATGCACTAGGGCAGGCCATCTCACAGACGCCGGGCTGTGTGCTGCTGGATGTGGATGCTGGCACCTCCACCAACCGCACTGTCTACACCTTCGTGGGGTCCCCTGAGGCTGTCATCGAAGGGGCACTGAGCGCAGCCCGCAAGGCTGGGCAGCTCATTGACATGAGCCGGCACATGG GTGAACACCCTCGCATGGGTGCCCTGGACGTCTGCCCCTTCGTGCCAGTGATGAATGTCAGCATGGAGGAGTGTGTCACCTGTGCCCATGTCTTCGGGCAGCGcttggcagcagagctgggggtgcCTG TTTACCTGTATGGAGAGGCAGCGCGGGAGGAGAGCAGGAAAGCTCTGCCCACCATCCGTGCTGGGGAGTACGAGGCGCTCCCTGAAAAG cttgcAAAACCGGAGTGGGCTCCTGATTTTGGGCCCCCAACCTTTGTCCCCCGGTGGGGGGCCACAGTGACAGGTGCCCGGACCTTCCTTATTGCGTACAACATCAACCTGCTGTGCACCAAGGAGCTGGCTCACCGCATTGCCCTCAACCTCCGTGAGCAGGGTCGTGGCGCCAACCAG CCAGGGCGCTTGAAGAGGGTGCAGGGCATCGGATGGTATTTGGAGGAAGAGAATATAGCCCAGGTTTCTGTGAACCTGCTGGACTTTGAGACCACGCCGCTCCATGCCGTCTATGAGGAGGTCTGCCGGGATGCAGAG ACACTGAACCTTCCCGTGGTGGGGTCCCAGCTGGTGGGGCTTGTCCCCAAGAAGGCCATGCTGGACACAGCTGAGTTTTACatcaagaaggaaaaactcTTCATCCTGGAGGAAGAACAGAAGATCAGACTG GTAGTCAGCCGGCTGGGCCTGGACTCTCTGTCTCCGTTTCATCCCCGGGAGCGCATCATCGA GTACctggtgcaggcaggagaggtggaTGGGGGGCTGGTGGCCAAGCCACTGGGTGCCTTCGTGCGAGCAGTCGGAGGGAGGTCAGCAGCACCGGGAGGAGGCTCCGTGACTGCAGCCGCAGCCGCCCTG GGAGCGGCGCTGAGCTGCATGGTGGGGCTGATGAGCTACGGGAAGCGGCAGTTTGAGAAGCTGGACCCCATCATGAGGAAGCTGATCCCCCCCTTCCACCAGGCCATGGGCGAGCTGGTGGCAATGGTTGATTCTGACTCCCGTGCCTTCAGCAGCTACATG GAAGCTATGAAGCTGCCAAAAAGCACCCCTGAAGAGCGGGAGAG ACGCATGGCTGCCATGCAACAGGGCCTGAAGACAGCCGTGAGGGTGCCTTGTGCCCTGGCAGAGAAGGTGAGCGGGCTCTGGCCTACTCTGAAGGAGCTGGCATGCCACTGCAACCTGGCCTGCAAATCTGACATCCAG GTGGGAGCCAAAAtgctggaagcagctgtgttTGGAGCTTACTTCAATGTCATGATCAACCTCAAAGACATAACAGATGAGAAGTTCAAGCTTGTG ATGTCACAGAAGGTCTCCGGGATGCTGGAGGAGGCAAAGCAAGGCTCAGCACTCGTGCTGGAACTGCTGGAGAAGCGGGCAGCCTGA
- the FTCD gene encoding formimidoyltransferase-cyclodeaminase isoform X1 — MTKLVECVPNFSEGNNKEVIDALGQAISQTPGCVLLDVDAGTSTNRTVYTFVGSPEAVIEGALSAARKAGQLIDMSRHMGEHPRMGALDVCPFVPVMNVSMEECVTCAHVFGQRLAAELGVPVYLYGEAAREESRKALPTIRAGEYEALPEKLAKPEWAPDFGPPTFVPRWGATVTGARTFLIAYNINLLCTKELAHRIALNLREQGRGANQPGRLKRVQGIGWYLEEENIAQVSVNLLDFETTPLHAVYEEVCRDAETLNLPVVGSQLVGLVPKKAMLDTAEFYIKKEKLFILEEEQKIRLVVSRLGLDSLSPFHPRERIIEYLVQAGEVDGGLVAKPLGAFVRAVGGRSAAPGGGSVTAAAAALGAALSCMVGLMSYGKRQFEKLDPIMRKLIPPFHQAMGELVAMVDSDSRAFSSYMEAMKLPKSTPEERERAVPPPRRMAAMQQGLKTAVRVPCALAEKVSGLWPTLKELACHCNLACKSDIQVGAKMLEAAVFGAYFNVMINLKDITDEKFKLVMSQKVSGMLEEAKQGSALVLELLEKRAA; from the exons ATGACCAAGCTGGTGGAATGTGTCCCCAACTTCTCAGAGGGGAATAACAAGGAG GTGATCGATGCACTAGGGCAGGCCATCTCACAGACGCCGGGCTGTGTGCTGCTGGATGTGGATGCTGGCACCTCCACCAACCGCACTGTCTACACCTTCGTGGGGTCCCCTGAGGCTGTCATCGAAGGGGCACTGAGCGCAGCCCGCAAGGCTGGGCAGCTCATTGACATGAGCCGGCACATGG GTGAACACCCTCGCATGGGTGCCCTGGACGTCTGCCCCTTCGTGCCAGTGATGAATGTCAGCATGGAGGAGTGTGTCACCTGTGCCCATGTCTTCGGGCAGCGcttggcagcagagctgggggtgcCTG TTTACCTGTATGGAGAGGCAGCGCGGGAGGAGAGCAGGAAAGCTCTGCCCACCATCCGTGCTGGGGAGTACGAGGCGCTCCCTGAAAAG cttgcAAAACCGGAGTGGGCTCCTGATTTTGGGCCCCCAACCTTTGTCCCCCGGTGGGGGGCCACAGTGACAGGTGCCCGGACCTTCCTTATTGCGTACAACATCAACCTGCTGTGCACCAAGGAGCTGGCTCACCGCATTGCCCTCAACCTCCGTGAGCAGGGTCGTGGCGCCAACCAG CCAGGGCGCTTGAAGAGGGTGCAGGGCATCGGATGGTATTTGGAGGAAGAGAATATAGCCCAGGTTTCTGTGAACCTGCTGGACTTTGAGACCACGCCGCTCCATGCCGTCTATGAGGAGGTCTGCCGGGATGCAGAG ACACTGAACCTTCCCGTGGTGGGGTCCCAGCTGGTGGGGCTTGTCCCCAAGAAGGCCATGCTGGACACAGCTGAGTTTTACatcaagaaggaaaaactcTTCATCCTGGAGGAAGAACAGAAGATCAGACTG GTAGTCAGCCGGCTGGGCCTGGACTCTCTGTCTCCGTTTCATCCCCGGGAGCGCATCATCGA GTACctggtgcaggcaggagaggtggaTGGGGGGCTGGTGGCCAAGCCACTGGGTGCCTTCGTGCGAGCAGTCGGAGGGAGGTCAGCAGCACCGGGAGGAGGCTCCGTGACTGCAGCCGCAGCCGCCCTG GGAGCGGCGCTGAGCTGCATGGTGGGGCTGATGAGCTACGGGAAGCGGCAGTTTGAGAAGCTGGACCCCATCATGAGGAAGCTGATCCCCCCCTTCCACCAGGCCATGGGCGAGCTGGTGGCAATGGTTGATTCTGACTCCCGTGCCTTCAGCAGCTACATG GAAGCTATGAAGCTGCCAAAAAGCACCCCTGAAGAGCGGGAGAG ggctgtccccccTCCCAGACGCATGGCTGCCATGCAACAGGGCCTGAAGACAGCCGTGAGGGTGCCTTGTGCCCTGGCAGAGAAGGTGAGCGGGCTCTGGCCTACTCTGAAGGAGCTGGCATGCCACTGCAACCTGGCCTGCAAATCTGACATCCAG GTGGGAGCCAAAAtgctggaagcagctgtgttTGGAGCTTACTTCAATGTCATGATCAACCTCAAAGACATAACAGATGAGAAGTTCAAGCTTGTG ATGTCACAGAAGGTCTCCGGGATGCTGGAGGAGGCAAAGCAAGGCTCAGCACTCGTGCTGGAACTGCTGGAGAAGCGGGCAGCCTGA
- the FTCD gene encoding formimidoyltransferase-cyclodeaminase isoform X3: MVIDALGQAISQTPGCVLLDVDAGTSTNRTVYTFVGSPEAVIEGALSAARKAGQLIDMSRHMGEHPRMGALDVCPFVPVMNVSMEECVTCAHVFGQRLAAELGVPVYLYGEAAREESRKALPTIRAGEYEALPEKLAKPEWAPDFGPPTFVPRWGATVTGARTFLIAYNINLLCTKELAHRIALNLREQGRGANQPGRLKRVQGIGWYLEEENIAQVSVNLLDFETTPLHAVYEEVCRDAETLNLPVVGSQLVGLVPKKAMLDTAEFYIKKEKLFILEEEQKIRLVVSRLGLDSLSPFHPRERIIEYLVQAGEVDGGLVAKPLGAFVRAVGGRSAAPGGGSVTAAAAALGAALSCMVGLMSYGKRQFEKLDPIMRKLIPPFHQAMGELVAMVDSDSRAFSSYMEAMKLPKSTPEERERAVPPPRRMAAMQQGLKTAVRVPCALAEKVSGLWPTLKELACHCNLACKSDIQVGAKMLEAAVFGAYFNVMINLKDITDEKFKLVMSQKVSGMLEEAKQGSALVLELLEKRAA, translated from the exons ATG GTGATCGATGCACTAGGGCAGGCCATCTCACAGACGCCGGGCTGTGTGCTGCTGGATGTGGATGCTGGCACCTCCACCAACCGCACTGTCTACACCTTCGTGGGGTCCCCTGAGGCTGTCATCGAAGGGGCACTGAGCGCAGCCCGCAAGGCTGGGCAGCTCATTGACATGAGCCGGCACATGG GTGAACACCCTCGCATGGGTGCCCTGGACGTCTGCCCCTTCGTGCCAGTGATGAATGTCAGCATGGAGGAGTGTGTCACCTGTGCCCATGTCTTCGGGCAGCGcttggcagcagagctgggggtgcCTG TTTACCTGTATGGAGAGGCAGCGCGGGAGGAGAGCAGGAAAGCTCTGCCCACCATCCGTGCTGGGGAGTACGAGGCGCTCCCTGAAAAG cttgcAAAACCGGAGTGGGCTCCTGATTTTGGGCCCCCAACCTTTGTCCCCCGGTGGGGGGCCACAGTGACAGGTGCCCGGACCTTCCTTATTGCGTACAACATCAACCTGCTGTGCACCAAGGAGCTGGCTCACCGCATTGCCCTCAACCTCCGTGAGCAGGGTCGTGGCGCCAACCAG CCAGGGCGCTTGAAGAGGGTGCAGGGCATCGGATGGTATTTGGAGGAAGAGAATATAGCCCAGGTTTCTGTGAACCTGCTGGACTTTGAGACCACGCCGCTCCATGCCGTCTATGAGGAGGTCTGCCGGGATGCAGAG ACACTGAACCTTCCCGTGGTGGGGTCCCAGCTGGTGGGGCTTGTCCCCAAGAAGGCCATGCTGGACACAGCTGAGTTTTACatcaagaaggaaaaactcTTCATCCTGGAGGAAGAACAGAAGATCAGACTG GTAGTCAGCCGGCTGGGCCTGGACTCTCTGTCTCCGTTTCATCCCCGGGAGCGCATCATCGA GTACctggtgcaggcaggagaggtggaTGGGGGGCTGGTGGCCAAGCCACTGGGTGCCTTCGTGCGAGCAGTCGGAGGGAGGTCAGCAGCACCGGGAGGAGGCTCCGTGACTGCAGCCGCAGCCGCCCTG GGAGCGGCGCTGAGCTGCATGGTGGGGCTGATGAGCTACGGGAAGCGGCAGTTTGAGAAGCTGGACCCCATCATGAGGAAGCTGATCCCCCCCTTCCACCAGGCCATGGGCGAGCTGGTGGCAATGGTTGATTCTGACTCCCGTGCCTTCAGCAGCTACATG GAAGCTATGAAGCTGCCAAAAAGCACCCCTGAAGAGCGGGAGAG ggctgtccccccTCCCAGACGCATGGCTGCCATGCAACAGGGCCTGAAGACAGCCGTGAGGGTGCCTTGTGCCCTGGCAGAGAAGGTGAGCGGGCTCTGGCCTACTCTGAAGGAGCTGGCATGCCACTGCAACCTGGCCTGCAAATCTGACATCCAG GTGGGAGCCAAAAtgctggaagcagctgtgttTGGAGCTTACTTCAATGTCATGATCAACCTCAAAGACATAACAGATGAGAAGTTCAAGCTTGTG ATGTCACAGAAGGTCTCCGGGATGCTGGAGGAGGCAAAGCAAGGCTCAGCACTCGTGCTGGAACTGCTGGAGAAGCGGGCAGCCTGA